In Lutra lutra chromosome 5, mLutLut1.2, whole genome shotgun sequence, a single genomic region encodes these proteins:
- the TMEM267 gene encoding transmembrane protein 267 isoform X1 — translation MASEAEKTHALLQSCSTESLISSLGLGMFCLVADRLLQFSLIQQNDWLRALSDNAIHCVIGMWLWAIVIGVKKTTDFGEIMLAGFLASVIDVDHFFLAGSLSLKQAALTLPRRPFLHCSTVIPVVVLTLRFTMHLFKLKDSWCFLPWMLFISWTSHHIRDGIRHGLWICPFGKTSPLPFWLYVVITSSLPHICSFIMYFTGTRQMMSSKHGIHIDV, via the exons ATGGCGTCTGAGGCTGAGAAGACCCATGCTTTACTCCAGTCTTGTAGCACTGAGTCTCTTATTTCCAGCCTTGGTCTGGGGATGTTCTGCCTAGTAGCCGACAGACTTCTTCAGTTTTCCTTAATTCAGCAAAATGACTGGCTTCGAGCCCTCTCGGATAACGCCATACATTGTGTGATTGGCATGTGGTTGTGGGCAATAGTCATTGGCGTCAAGAAGACAACTGACTTTGGAGAAATCATGTTAGCTGGATTTTTAGCCTCTGTTATTGATGTAGACCACTTTTTTCTAGCTGGATCTTTATCTTTAAAG CAGGCTGCTTTGACTCTCCCACGAAGACCTTTTCTTCACTGCTCTACTGTCATTCCAGTTGTGGTTCTGACCCTGAGGTTTACTATGCACCTTTTCAAGCTCAAGGATTCATGGTGCTTTCTTCCCTGGATGTTATTTATATCCTGGACTTCACATCATATCCGAGATGGAATTCGTCACGGCCTGTGGATATGCCCATTTGGAAAAACCTCTCCTTTGCCATTCTGGCTTTATGTTGTCATCACCTCCTCTTTACCTCACATCTGTTCATTCATTATGTATTTTACAGGGACCAGACAAATGATGTCTTCAAAACATGGGATCCATATCGATGTCTGA
- the TMEM267 gene encoding transmembrane protein 267 isoform X2, whose translation MASEAEKTHALLQSCSTESLISSLGLGMFCLVADRLLQFSLIQQNDWLRALSDNAIHCVIGMWLWAIVIGVKKTTDFGEIMLAGFLASVIDVDHFFLAGSLSLKAALTLPRRPFLHCSTVIPVVVLTLRFTMHLFKLKDSWCFLPWMLFISWTSHHIRDGIRHGLWICPFGKTSPLPFWLYVVITSSLPHICSFIMYFTGTRQMMSSKHGIHIDV comes from the exons ATGGCGTCTGAGGCTGAGAAGACCCATGCTTTACTCCAGTCTTGTAGCACTGAGTCTCTTATTTCCAGCCTTGGTCTGGGGATGTTCTGCCTAGTAGCCGACAGACTTCTTCAGTTTTCCTTAATTCAGCAAAATGACTGGCTTCGAGCCCTCTCGGATAACGCCATACATTGTGTGATTGGCATGTGGTTGTGGGCAATAGTCATTGGCGTCAAGAAGACAACTGACTTTGGAGAAATCATGTTAGCTGGATTTTTAGCCTCTGTTATTGATGTAGACCACTTTTTTCTAGCTGGATCTTTATCTTTAAAG GCTGCTTTGACTCTCCCACGAAGACCTTTTCTTCACTGCTCTACTGTCATTCCAGTTGTGGTTCTGACCCTGAGGTTTACTATGCACCTTTTCAAGCTCAAGGATTCATGGTGCTTTCTTCCCTGGATGTTATTTATATCCTGGACTTCACATCATATCCGAGATGGAATTCGTCACGGCCTGTGGATATGCCCATTTGGAAAAACCTCTCCTTTGCCATTCTGGCTTTATGTTGTCATCACCTCCTCTTTACCTCACATCTGTTCATTCATTATGTATTTTACAGGGACCAGACAAATGATGTCTTCAAAACATGGGATCCATATCGATGTCTGA